The genomic segment CCAGTTGCGTGCCTGTTTGCGGCAGCTCAATGCGATTTTTAATAATCCAAAACACATTTTCGTAGCGAGTCCAGGTGTAGGTGTCGCCACTTTGGTGGGGCTCGCCGAGTAAATCACCGGCGCTCAGCTGGGTCTGCTTGGTCTCGTTAATGTCTACCACGCCCAGTGCCTGAGGCTTGGGTACAAAAGCGAAGGCAAAACAAAGCACGCTGACAATACCCATTAACACCATCAGCAGTTTTACTTTATCGATATAGCGGGTGAGGGTAGAGGCGGACATGGCGCCGATCATAAGTCCCAGTACCTGCAGGCCGACAAAGGCGCCCAGTAGGTCGGGCCGCTCAACAAAGTATTTAAAATAGTAAGTGGCCGAGCTGCCGCGCAGGGTGAAGGTGGTCATAATCACCATGGCGAGAATAAAAATAATAATCCAGGGCTTGCAGGTCAGCAGAGTTTTTAAGTCTTTTAACGGCTCGGACTTTTGCTTTGGCGGAGGGCTGATACGCTCTTTGGTGGTGGCAAAGGTAACCACAAACAAAATAGAGGCAATCACCGCGTAAATGCTCATGGTGATTTGCCAGCCCACTGGGTTGTAGCGGTCGCCGCCACCAAAGTATTCGGCTAAATCGGGCGTTAGGGCGCCGACAATAATGCCGGTAAAGTAGGCGAAGAAAAAACGCGTGCTGTTGAGGGTGTTGCGCTCCTGGGCGTCGGCGGTCAGCACCCCCGAAAGCGAGTTGTAGGGCATGTTTAATACGGTGTAAGTCAGCATTAAAATCATGTACGTGGCGTAGGCCCAGATCAGCTTGCCGCCCTCGTCTAAGTCAGGGGTGGTCATGGTGAGCAGGCCGGCGCCCATCATGGGCAAGGTGCCGAACAACAGGTAGGGGCGAAACTTGCCCCAGCGGGTATTGGTTTTATCCGCTATCGCGCCCATTGCCGGGTCGGTAAAGGCGTCGACGATTTTGGTGATAGTCACCATGGTGGCTGCGGCGGCGGCGCTGATGCCAAAGATATCGGTGTAAAAGAAAATAAGGTAGGAACCGATAATCGCCCAGTAAAAGTTAAAGCCGGCGTCGCCAAGGCCATAGCCAATGCGCTCGCGCCAGCTGAGTTTGGCCAGCCTGTCGGTGGGCTTAGTCTGATTCACATTTGTCTCCGCTCTTTGTTGTTATCTCGGTGACCTTGCTGCCACGCTAAATGATAGCGCTATCATATTGGCTTGTTAGGAGAAAATCTACCCCTGACTAAGAGGCGGTACTAAAGAATCGTAATGGGGGGAGGGAAAATCTGCAGCGCCCGAAAGGCGCTGCAGCCAACGGCGGGATTAAGCCGTTTTTTTCAGCTTCTTGGTCGGCTTGGTGGCGGCCTGCTCGCGCAGGGATTCGAATTTCAACCAGGCTTGCTCCACCGGGGTGGTGGGGGCGCTTTTGTTGGTGACAATTTTTACCAGGCGTAAATCCGCCAGGTTGGGGTTGAGCACTTCATCGTTTAGCAGTGCGGTGATCAGGGCCCCGTGTTTTTTGATCAGGCGCATTTGCGCGCTGGTCAGATCACTGGCGTTATTAAGATCACTTAACCCGTAAAAAGGCTGTTTGATGTAGTGTTCACGCGGCAGCATAAGTATCCCTCAACGATTAGCGATGGGGGTGTTATACGTGAGCTTTTTGACTGTTTTGTGGCAGTGGGGTGACGGTTTTGCGAAAGTGGCGGGGTGTGGGGAACGGGAAACGGAGAGCGATATGCTGCGCTAAAGCGCATTGATTTTCCGTTACCCGTTTGCCGTTATCCGTGTCCCGGTATTTTCTAGGCACAAAAAAACCGGCCGAAGCCGGTTTTTTTGAAGCAGTAAGACTCTTAAGAGGCCAGTGCTTTGATTTTGGCGTTCATGCGGCTCTTGTGACGAGCGGCTTTGTTCTTGTGGTAAACGCCTTTGTCTGCCACACGATCCAGAACCGGTACGGCTGCTGCGTAGGCGGTTTTGGCTTGTTCTACATCACCTGCTGCAATGGCGGCATCCACTTTTTTCAAGTAGGTGCGCACCATGGAGCGCAGGCTGGCGTTGTGCTTGCGAGCTTTTTCGTTCTGGCGTGCACGTTTTTTGGCTTGAGGTGAATTTGCCACCGTGTTGCTCCTATCTAAATTTCAAAAATCTGGTTTATTCGAGGCCGCTTGTACGCTTGTCTGGCCCCTTAAAAGACGCGGCATTTTACCGGTTTGGCAGCCTGTGTCAACTATCTTCTGTGCGTTTAGGCACCAGTTTTGGCGCTTTTATAGGCAACAACAGATAAAAAGTCACGCCGCCATCGATGTTTTCGCCCCAAATCTTCGCCTCGTGGTAGCGCGCGATCAAATCGACAATATAAAGCCCCAGCCCCAGGTGCAGTTGTTTATCGCCGCTTTGCGGGCGCGAGGACGTTAACGAATTAAACAGCTGGCCTTCAAGCTCGGCTGGCAGCGGCGGCCCCTGGTTGTGAACCGAGAGCAGCAGTTGCGGCTCTGGGTTGTCGGCACGACCAAGGCGAAGGGTTATTGTGGTGTTATCGGCGCTGAAACTGGTGGCATTGTCCACCAGTTTGTCCAGCAGTTGCACTAATAGCTCGGGAGCAACCGCGCAGTGGTAGGCACCCGCCGAGTGGGGTTCTATCTCGCAGGTAAAGCGCTGGTTGGGGTAGGCGTCTTGATACGCCGCGCTCATATCACTTAAAAGCTGCGCCAGATCAATTTCTTCGCGCTCGGCGCTGGCAATGCTGGCCTCCATGCGCGAGGCCTCGGTCATGGCGTTGACCAGGCTGCTTAAGCGTTGGGTGCCCTGGCGCGCGCGCTGAATGTAGGGGGCCGGGTCGTGACTGTGGTGCAGATTATCCAGTGAGCTGTTGACCACCGCCAGTGGGGTGCGAAGTTCATGGGCGAGCTTGCTGGTGAGTGTTTTCAGGTAATCGGTGTGGGCGCGCACCTGTTCCAATAGTTGCCGGTACTGATCCGACAGCTCGGCCAGTTCGTCATTCACGCGATAACTAGGCCACTGCGTCAGGGTTTGGTTGAGCGCTTCGCGGTTGTCTTCTGCCAGTTGCGCCGCACGCGACAGGCGCCGGATACGCAGGCTCAGCCACAGGGCGTAACCTACCAAGAGCGCCAGTAACACTAAGCCCGCACCCAGGGTAAGCCCCAGTAAATTGCGTGCGGCGCGGTTGTCGATAATCCGCCAGGGGTTAATGCGCTGCTCGACCACCACCAGGCCGGCACGCTGAGACTCTACCGCGCCGCTCTCGGGCCAGTTGCGATACACGGGCGCACTCACCTGGGCGATGTCGGCGTTGCCATGGCGATACCAGTGGGCCTGGGTTTGCCCCTCATCCATATTTGGCCACTGGCCCGAGGCAAAATCCTGCCATTCGGGCAGAGTGCGGCGCGGCTTAAGCAAGCGCAGGTACCAGGGGGTAGCGGGTGAGCCCGGGCTTTGTCTCAAAGCGCCGCTCTGGCCCCTCAGCCACTGATGCTTATCCAGCACACTGATACGCAGGTTGGCATCGCTAAAGGCCTTTAGTGCCTGATTGAGTGAAGCAGAGTCTGACACCAAGCGCCCATAGGTATCGGGTAAGACCCCGGGGTCTGTGCCTCCGACCAAAGGCGCCAGTTCGCCCAGCGTGCCTGTATGGCTAACCCCGGCGGGTGATTTATCCACCGCTGAGACGGCCAATCGGTTCTGTGCCCAGCCCGCAGGCATCGACAGTTCCACGGCATAGCCGCCGTCGGTTTCGTGCCAGAATCCGCGAATTCGATAGTCTGTTTGTGCCAGCCCGGCGCTGTCGCGATACAGGGCTTGTACTTCGCCTGGCAGGGGGGCGCGAATAGCGTAGTAGCGCTCGTTTGTCGCCTCGCCGGCGAACAGCGCCAGGTGATCGCCACTGGCGAGCTGGTCGCTGCCTTGGCGATGAAACTGGCGTTTGGGGTCGGCCACCTGCAGCAGCAGGTAGAGCTTGTTGCGGTACAAGCCCGCGCGCAACTGCACTTGTGGCCCGTCGGAGGAGGTTAACGCCAATGGCGCCAGCGGGTAGGTGGACCAATCGGCTGCGCGGCCGTCTAGCTGCGGTGGCGAGGGCAGGGAGTGTACGTACAGCTCGCGACTGCGGTCGGTGGCCGGGTTGGTGCCGAGGCCCGCGCGAGTTAGCAATTGGCTATCGCCACCCAGGCGCGCGGCAATGGCATTGGCGGTAGCCTGCAGCGCGGCGGTTTGCCCCTCGCGCAGCAAGTTGTCAAAGATATGCAGTGATTGCAGGGCCGCCCAGGGCAAAATAAGCGCGGCCAGAGATACCAGCGCTAGCTGCCGGGTGAGCTTCACGCCTCGCCCTGCCAGCGGTACCCCATGCCGTAGGCGGTTTGAATGCGCTCAAAGCTGGGGTCTATAGCCGCAAACTTACGGCGAATACGTTTAATGTGCGAGGTAATGGTGTTGTCATCCAGCACAACGTTCGCCGCATCCATCAGCTGTTGGCGATTTTTTACATGCCCAGGATGGCGCGCCAGAGCGTGCAGAATCCAGAACTCGGTTACGGTTAAATCCACAGGATGTTCTTGCCAGTGCACGCTCATGCGCGACAGGTTAATTGCGAGCGGGCCGCGGGTTAGGGTGTCGTCTTCATTGACCGGCTGGCGCAGCGCGTCTATGCGGCGAAACAGCGCATTAATGCGCGCCAGCATATGGGGCTGGCTGATATCTTTGGTTAAATAGTCATCGGCGCCCAGGCGCAACCCCGAGATCACATCAAACTCGTCGTCGCGGGCGGTCAAAAACACAATGGGCAGCTCGGGGGCGCGGCTGCGTAGATCGCGGCACAGCTCAAAGCCGCCTTCAATCTCATCCCCCAAGCCCACGTCGATAATCGCCAAATCCGGCAGCGCGCGGCGGAAGGCGGCTTGCGCACTGGGGCGATCCAAATAGTGTTCAACCTGGTAGCCCAGGCGGGTAAAGGCATCGCGGTAGTTGTCGGCGATGGCCTGCTCGTCTTCAACAATGGCTATAATGCGGGCCATAACTTATTCCGTTACAAGGTTTTGCGCATAATGGTGGCTTGCGCGGCTTTGATCAAGTTTGGGGGAACGGATGCTACAAAAATTAAAAGAACGCTGGGTGTTATTTCTGTTTGGCGCGCCCTTTGCGGCGGTGGGTTTAGGTTTTCTGTTTTGGGGTATTGTGCCTCAGTTGGCCCAGTGGACGGCAATGAAAAGTTGGGAGCCAGTGCAGGCGCAGATTGTAAGCGCCGAAATGAAAAGCCACCGCTCCGACGATTCTACCACTTACAGCCTGCACGCCACTTATCGCTACCAGTATCAGGGGCAAAACTACACGGGCAATCGTGTGGGCATCAGCTCGGGCTCGGACAATGTGGGCGATTACCACCAGCGGGTGATCGGGCCGCTGGAGCGCGCCGAGCGCAACGGCTCGACCGTCACCGCCTGGGTTAACCCACAACAGCCGGAGCAGGCTGTGCTGAATCGCGAACTGCGCTTAAGCTTAATTCTATTTAAAGGCTTGTTCGTGTTGCTCTTTGGCGGGGTGGGTTTAGGCATGTGGGCCTATGTGTTTATCGCCCGTCCCGATAAAACCGATGTCTCTGAGTTTGAGGCCCAGGAAAAACCCTGGTTGTCGCGTAATGATTGGGCGAGCCCGACCATTAAAAGCGATGGCAAAACCGGGATGTGGGCGCTGTGGGTGTTTGCCGCCTTTTGGAATCTTATTAGCCTCCCGGCGGCCATTGGCGCGGTGGGTGAAGCCTTGGGGGGTAATCATGCCGCCTGGTTAGCACTTTTATTTCCCCTGGTGGGGGCGGGCATTGTGTTCTGGGCGATCAAGCTGACCCTGGCTTGGCGCCGTTTTGGCCATGCGCCCGTGACCTTAGACCCTTACCCTGGCGCTATTGGCGGGCAGGTAGGCGGCGCGCTGGAGGTGGCCTTGCCCTACCAGCCGGATAATAGCTTTGCCGTGACTTTGCAGTGCTTGCACAGTTACTACACGGGCTCGGGTAAAAACCGCAAGCGGCGCGAGTCCATGGTATGGCAGAGCGAGGGCATTGCCCAGACCTCACGCAGCGCTCACGGCACCCGCGTAGAGTGGTTGTTTGAGGTGGACGAGGGGCTGCCCGAATCCGAGCCTCCGGGAAACCGCTACCACTTGTGGCGGGTAAACATTAAATGCGAGTTGCCCGGCGCGGATTTTGATCGCAACTACGAAATACCTGTATTCGCCACTGGCGACAAGGCCCAGCAATTGGGGGCTATTACTGTCAGCAGTCAGCATCCGGAAATGGCGCAGCAGCGCGAGCAATTACTGGAAGATTTGTTTGATATTCGTCAGGTGCCCGGCGGGGTGATATTGCATTATCCGGCCTTTCGAAACTTAAGCACTATGCTGGTGTTGATTTTAATGGGGGCAATATTTTCCGGTATCGGCTTGTGGCTAGATGCGGACGGTTTCCCCGAATGGATTTTTGCGCTTATCGGTTTGCCTATGTTTTTCGGCGGGCTCTATTCGCTCTGCTCCAGTTTGGATGTACGCATCGACCGCACCGAACTGATTACTCGCCGCCGTATACTGGGCCTGAGTTTGGGGAATAAGCACACTCCGCGCAGCGAAATTACCAAATTGTTTATCGATGAAAGCTACTCATCCAGCACCGGCAACAAACACACCACTTACTACAAAATAAAAGCCGAGCTGCGAAGCGGCGGCAAGAAAACCATTAGCCACAGCTTGCCCGGGCGCGAGCTGGCCCAAGAGGCGTTAGAATCACTCAGTCTACTCACCGGAGTCCCCTGTCAGTAATGTCTAAACTTCTTTTGTGCCCTCTGCTATTGGTGTTGGCCGCCTGTAGCCACCTTAACGCCACCAGTGTTGAGGATTACCCCTTGCCCGACGGATCGTCATACTCAGGCGAGCTTAGCGGCGGCTTGATGAATGGTGAAGGCAGAATTGAGTGGCCCAACGGCGATGTTTACACCGGCGAATTACAAGAAGGGGTTATTCACGGCCAGGGCGAGCTGGTTACTGAATCGGGCGAGGTGTTTCGCGGCCGGTTTGAGCGGGGTTTGCTAAACGGGACGGGCGAATGGCTGGGCCCGGACGAAGTAAGTTATACCGGCGAATTTAAGGATGATATTTTTCATGGCGATGGTATCTACGCCTCGCCCGAAGGCGCTTATGCCGGTGAATTTGTTCATGGTGAGCTGACCGGTCTTGGCACTTACAAAGACAGCGAGGGTATTGAGTACGCCGGAGAGTTTAAATCCTGGCGCTTTGAGGGCCATGGTATTTGGGAAGATGGCGAAACTCGCTATACCGGTGAATTTAAATCCGGCGTTTTTCACGGTTATGGCGAGCGTGTTGATATTGCCAGTGGCAAAGTCGAACAGGCGGGCAAGTGGCGCTGGGGTAGCTTTATTGGCGAGCCGTTGAGTGCCGCCGAGCGCCGCGCACAAAAAATGGCGTTGGAGCAGGCGGTGTTTGCTCAGTCAGACATTCTGCGGCAAAGTCTTAATGCGCTAACGCCCTCTAAGCCAGGTGAGGTAGATCTATTCGCCCTTATAGGTGCAGGGGATGGTACGCAAAAAGTGTTCTACCTTGAGGCGCAAACCATTGCCGAAACGCTGCAACAGAAAAATATTCGCAGCGACAAGATCGCCTTGTTCAGTAACAATCCCGCCACCAGTGCGCAGCAACCATTACTGACTCGCGCCAACTTACAAGCAGTCGTTTCTGAGCTGGGCAAGAAAATGCAGCCAGAGGATATTCTGCTGCTCTACCTTACAAGTCACGGCTCTGCCAAGCACGAGTTCTCGCTAGAAGCACCCGGCTACGACTTTGTCGACATTACCCCGGAAGATCTCGCCGCAATGCTTACGCCATTAAAGGAAAACCCCAAGGTGCTGATGATCTCTGCCTGTTACTCCGGTGGTTTTATAGAAGCCCTAAAAGCACCTAACCATTTGGTGATGACCGCTGCCCGCGCCGATCGCACCAGCTTTGGCTGTGGTGATGCCGATACCATGACCTACTTTGGCCGCGCGTATTTTGAACAATCCCTGCCTGAAGCGGACGGCTTTGTGAACGCGTTTGAGAAAGCCAAAAAAGTCATTGAAGAGTGGGAAGCGGAAGACGAGTTTGAGCATTCGGAGCCGCAGATTTTTATTGGCGAAACTGTAAAGGCGTCGTTAGGCCGGGTGTGGTAGCTGGCCTAGCTCGGCATAGCATCTTTTAATGTCGTGAATTCTGCATGCTTGAGGAAAATGGATATAAATATTGCCTGTGATTCTCCCAGCCCTTACACTGCAACGGGCTGTGACGCTAATAACCTGACAGGGCGGTCAAAGAGAACATGCTAAGTTTAAATAAAGGCAAAACTCCCCAGGTCGTGGATACCAAACGACCAACAAGTCGCCCCCCCGATTTATTCAGATGGCCCCAGATCTGCACGGCCGTTATCCCTGGTTTTGCAGTGCTCAGAAAGCCAGCT from the Gilvimarinus sp. DA14 genome contains:
- a CDS encoding MFS transporter, whose translation is MNQTKPTDRLAKLSWRERIGYGLGDAGFNFYWAIIGSYLIFFYTDIFGISAAAAATMVTITKIVDAFTDPAMGAIADKTNTRWGKFRPYLLFGTLPMMGAGLLTMTTPDLDEGGKLIWAYATYMILMLTYTVLNMPYNSLSGVLTADAQERNTLNSTRFFFAYFTGIIVGALTPDLAEYFGGGDRYNPVGWQITMSIYAVIASILFVVTFATTKERISPPPKQKSEPLKDLKTLLTCKPWIIIFILAMVIMTTFTLRGSSATYYFKYFVERPDLLGAFVGLQVLGLMIGAMSASTLTRYIDKVKLLMVLMGIVSVLCFAFAFVPKPQALGVVDINETKQTQLSAGDLLGEPHQSGDTYTWTRYENVFWIIKNRIELPQTGTQLDTTDYASDTLSVIRTRADGSELDSASWPPELVLMFVLSMLISLALGPKAPITWAMYADVADYNEWKTGRRATGMTFSATTFSQKLGSAAGSAIMLSVLAALGYQANQVQSDASLEGIVYMQTLAPGVFAFIAIIALTFYDLTGDKLARIQQELAERQS
- the maoP gene encoding DUF413 domain-containing protein; the protein is MLPREHYIKQPFYGLSDLNNASDLTSAQMRLIKKHGALITALLNDEVLNPNLADLRLVKIVTNKSAPTTPVEQAWLKFESLREQAATKPTKKLKKTA
- the rpsT gene encoding 30S ribosomal protein S20 — translated: MANSPQAKKRARQNEKARKHNASLRSMVRTYLKKVDAAIAAGDVEQAKTAYAAAVPVLDRVADKGVYHKNKAARHKSRMNAKIKALAS
- a CDS encoding ATP-binding protein gives rise to the protein MKLTRQLALVSLAALILPWAALQSLHIFDNLLREGQTAALQATANAIAARLGGDSQLLTRAGLGTNPATDRSRELYVHSLPSPPQLDGRAADWSTYPLAPLALTSSDGPQVQLRAGLYRNKLYLLLQVADPKRQFHRQGSDQLASGDHLALFAGEATNERYYAIRAPLPGEVQALYRDSAGLAQTDYRIRGFWHETDGGYAVELSMPAGWAQNRLAVSAVDKSPAGVSHTGTLGELAPLVGGTDPGVLPDTYGRLVSDSASLNQALKAFSDANLRISVLDKHQWLRGQSGALRQSPGSPATPWYLRLLKPRRTLPEWQDFASGQWPNMDEGQTQAHWYRHGNADIAQVSAPVYRNWPESGAVESQRAGLVVVEQRINPWRIIDNRAARNLLGLTLGAGLVLLALLVGYALWLSLRIRRLSRAAQLAEDNREALNQTLTQWPSYRVNDELAELSDQYRQLLEQVRAHTDYLKTLTSKLAHELRTPLAVVNSSLDNLHHSHDPAPYIQRARQGTQRLSSLVNAMTEASRMEASIASAEREEIDLAQLLSDMSAAYQDAYPNQRFTCEIEPHSAGAYHCAVAPELLVQLLDKLVDNATSFSADNTTITLRLGRADNPEPQLLLSVHNQGPPLPAELEGQLFNSLTSSRPQSGDKQLHLGLGLYIVDLIARYHEAKIWGENIDGGVTFYLLLPIKAPKLVPKRTEDS
- the pdsR gene encoding proteobacterial dedicated sortase system response regulator, with amino-acid sequence MARIIAIVEDEQAIADNYRDAFTRLGYQVEHYLDRPSAQAAFRRALPDLAIIDVGLGDEIEGGFELCRDLRSRAPELPIVFLTARDDEFDVISGLRLGADDYLTKDISQPHMLARINALFRRIDALRQPVNEDDTLTRGPLAINLSRMSVHWQEHPVDLTVTEFWILHALARHPGHVKNRQQLMDAANVVLDDNTITSHIKRIRRKFAAIDPSFERIQTAYGMGYRWQGEA
- a CDS encoding DUF3592 domain-containing protein yields the protein MLQKLKERWVLFLFGAPFAAVGLGFLFWGIVPQLAQWTAMKSWEPVQAQIVSAEMKSHRSDDSTTYSLHATYRYQYQGQNYTGNRVGISSGSDNVGDYHQRVIGPLERAERNGSTVTAWVNPQQPEQAVLNRELRLSLILFKGLFVLLFGGVGLGMWAYVFIARPDKTDVSEFEAQEKPWLSRNDWASPTIKSDGKTGMWALWVFAAFWNLISLPAAIGAVGEALGGNHAAWLALLFPLVGAGIVFWAIKLTLAWRRFGHAPVTLDPYPGAIGGQVGGALEVALPYQPDNSFAVTLQCLHSYYTGSGKNRKRRESMVWQSEGIAQTSRSAHGTRVEWLFEVDEGLPESEPPGNRYHLWRVNIKCELPGADFDRNYEIPVFATGDKAQQLGAITVSSQHPEMAQQREQLLEDLFDIRQVPGGVILHYPAFRNLSTMLVLILMGAIFSGIGLWLDADGFPEWIFALIGLPMFFGGLYSLCSSLDVRIDRTELITRRRILGLSLGNKHTPRSEITKLFIDESYSSSTGNKHTTYYKIKAELRSGGKKTISHSLPGRELAQEALESLSLLTGVPCQ
- a CDS encoding C13 family peptidase, whose product is MSKLLLCPLLLVLAACSHLNATSVEDYPLPDGSSYSGELSGGLMNGEGRIEWPNGDVYTGELQEGVIHGQGELVTESGEVFRGRFERGLLNGTGEWLGPDEVSYTGEFKDDIFHGDGIYASPEGAYAGEFVHGELTGLGTYKDSEGIEYAGEFKSWRFEGHGIWEDGETRYTGEFKSGVFHGYGERVDIASGKVEQAGKWRWGSFIGEPLSAAERRAQKMALEQAVFAQSDILRQSLNALTPSKPGEVDLFALIGAGDGTQKVFYLEAQTIAETLQQKNIRSDKIALFSNNPATSAQQPLLTRANLQAVVSELGKKMQPEDILLLYLTSHGSAKHEFSLEAPGYDFVDITPEDLAAMLTPLKENPKVLMISACYSGGFIEALKAPNHLVMTAARADRTSFGCGDADTMTYFGRAYFEQSLPEADGFVNAFEKAKKVIEEWEAEDEFEHSEPQIFIGETVKASLGRVW